A stretch of the Pirellulales bacterium genome encodes the following:
- a CDS encoding thioesterase, translated as MMLDNHYGTPWVRSVRRTSPPAARLFCLPYAAGSASIFRHWQNALPESLEVCAVQLPGRADRRHERPLARVGSLVEVAGHALEPLVDRPFAIFGHSMGTLLAFELARWLEARGCRPALLATGGRGAPEFPDPGPALHAAPQAALVDELLRLGGTSREMFADAERMARLVPIIRADFAVCETYVFRPAERLRCPIVAFGGAADPDWPEPQIAAWGEHTQDEFSYHMLPGDHFFLHSCEREFLAQLRAACERFVR; from the coding sequence ATGATGCTCGACAACCATTACGGCACCCCCTGGGTGCGCAGCGTCCGACGCACCAGTCCCCCCGCGGCACGGCTCTTCTGCTTGCCCTACGCCGCCGGTTCGGCGAGCATTTTTCGCCACTGGCAAAACGCGCTCCCCGAGTCGCTCGAAGTCTGCGCCGTGCAACTGCCAGGACGTGCCGATCGGCGCCACGAGCGGCCTTTGGCTCGCGTCGGCTCGCTGGTCGAGGTGGCCGGTCACGCGCTCGAGCCGCTCGTCGATCGCCCGTTTGCCATCTTCGGTCACAGCATGGGAACGCTCCTCGCCTTCGAGCTGGCACGCTGGCTCGAGGCGCGCGGCTGCCGGCCGGCGCTGCTTGCAACGGGCGGACGCGGAGCGCCGGAGTTTCCCGATCCGGGGCCGGCCCTGCACGCGGCCCCGCAAGCCGCGCTGGTCGACGAGCTGCTGCGCCTGGGGGGCACCTCGCGCGAGATGTTCGCCGATGCGGAACGCATGGCGCGCCTCGTCCCGATCATTCGCGCCGATTTCGCCGTGTGCGAGACGTACGTGTTTCGCCCGGCCGAACGGTTGCGCTGTCCGATCGTGGCCTTCGGCGGAGCGGCGGATCCCGACTGGCCCGAGCCGCAGATCGCCGCCTGGGGCGAGCACACGCAGGACGAGTTCAGCTACCACATGCTGCCGGGCGACCATTTCTTCTTGCACTCGTGCGAACGAGAATTTCTCGCACAACTGCGCGCGGCTTGCGAGCGCTTCGTGCGATAA
- the fliS gene encoding flagellar export chaperone FliS, whose product MHHATRDNYLVTEVMTATPQKLQLMLIEAALRFGHQAQVLWQEGRDDDACEAIIRCQQIVSELLCGLNPEHNPDLVRRVAGVYLFVFRGLTAAQLERDTQRLADALSVLEVERETWRQVCEQLGTTRAADMGMEASQMSFEA is encoded by the coding sequence ATGCATCACGCGACCCGCGACAACTACCTCGTCACCGAGGTCATGACCGCCACGCCGCAGAAGCTGCAGCTCATGCTGATCGAGGCGGCCCTGCGATTTGGTCATCAGGCGCAGGTGCTCTGGCAAGAGGGGCGCGACGACGACGCCTGCGAGGCGATCATTCGCTGTCAGCAAATCGTCAGCGAGCTGCTCTGTGGCCTGAATCCCGAGCACAACCCCGATCTCGTCCGCCGCGTGGCGGGCGTTTACCTGTTCGTCTTTCGCGGACTGACCGCCGCCCAGTTGGAACGCGATACGCAGCGGCTGGCCGACGCCCTGTCCGTGCTCGAGGTGGAGCGCGAGACGTGGCGGCAAGTGTGCGAACAACTCGGGACGACACGAGCCGCGGACATGGGGATGGAAGCGTCGCAGATGTCGTTCGAGGCGTAA
- a CDS encoding cold shock domain-containing protein, producing the protein MPAGKVKKIVFEKGFGFVQPDGGGDDVFFHHSSLRDIRIEDLGVGDTVTYDVEQGKEGKGPRAVNVTRT; encoded by the coding sequence ATGCCAGCGGGCAAGGTGAAGAAAATCGTGTTCGAGAAGGGGTTTGGTTTCGTCCAGCCCGACGGTGGCGGAGACGACGTGTTCTTCCATCATTCGTCACTGCGCGACATTCGGATCGAAGATCTCGGCGTGGGTGACACGGTTACCTACGATGTCGAGCAGGGCAAAGAAGGCAAGGGTCCCCGCGCCGTGAACGTGACGCGCACCTAG
- a CDS encoding ABC transporter substrate-binding protein gives MSVTKQLIRVGHSPDPDDAFMFHALANDKIDTGDYDFRHELVDIETLNRRAFSGELELTAVSLHAYAYLTDQYVLCPCGASMGDGYGPMVVSKGDLSLDELRDSDLVIAVPGTLTTAFLALRMCLGRDFRHVVVPFDQIIDAVEQGEHEGSKVDAGLIIHEGQLTYGDRGLKLVVDTGKWWLAETGLPLPLGANAVRRDLGPDAIRDVTRLLKESIRYGLEHRAEALAYALQYGRDLDQRKADEFVGMYVNDWTLDFGPRGRQAVAELLARGHASGAIPKLVVPEFVEAP, from the coding sequence ATGAGCGTGACGAAGCAGTTGATTCGCGTCGGCCATAGCCCCGATCCCGATGACGCGTTCATGTTTCATGCCCTGGCGAACGACAAGATCGACACGGGGGACTATGACTTTCGCCACGAACTGGTCGACATCGAAACGCTCAATCGCCGGGCTTTTTCGGGCGAATTGGAGCTGACGGCGGTCAGCTTGCACGCCTATGCCTACCTGACGGATCAGTATGTCCTGTGCCCCTGCGGCGCCAGCATGGGAGACGGCTATGGCCCGATGGTCGTTTCGAAGGGAGATCTCTCGCTCGACGAGTTGCGCGACAGCGACCTGGTGATCGCCGTGCCCGGCACGCTGACGACCGCTTTCCTGGCCTTGCGGATGTGCCTGGGGCGCGACTTTCGCCATGTCGTGGTCCCCTTCGACCAGATCATCGACGCCGTCGAGCAGGGAGAGCACGAAGGATCGAAGGTCGACGCGGGGCTCATCATTCACGAAGGCCAGCTTACCTATGGTGATCGCGGCTTGAAGCTCGTCGTCGATACCGGCAAATGGTGGCTGGCCGAGACCGGCTTGCCCCTGCCGCTGGGGGCCAACGCCGTGCGACGCGATCTTGGTCCGGATGCCATCCGCGACGTCACGCGTCTGCTGAAGGAAAGCATCCGCTACGGTCTCGAGCATCGCGCCGAGGCCTTGGCCTACGCCCTGCAATACGGCCGCGATCTCGATCAGCGGAAAGCGGACGAATTCGTGGGCATGTACGTCAACGACTGGACGCTCGACTTTGGCCCGCGGGGGCGTCAGGCCGTGGCCGAGTTGCTTGCTCGCGGCCATGCCAGCGGCGCCATTCCCAAGCTGGTTGTCCCGGAATTCGTCGAGGCCCCATGA
- a CDS encoding thioredoxin family protein, translated as MALTPSTMLPLGTKAPDFSLPDTNGQTVKLADLASAPALLVIFMCNHCPYVKHVAEGLASLAKEYQARGVAVVGISSNNVASHPDDSPAKMAEEVKLRGYTFPYLYDESQEVAKAYRAACTPDFYIFDGEQKLAYRGQMDDSRPDSGKPVTGADLRAALDALLAGQAVPEKQTPSIGCNIKWTPGNEPDYFK; from the coding sequence ATGGCACTCACCCCCAGCACCATGCTTCCGTTGGGCACCAAAGCGCCCGACTTCAGTCTGCCCGACACGAACGGCCAGACGGTCAAGCTGGCCGACCTGGCCAGCGCGCCGGCGCTGTTGGTGATCTTCATGTGCAATCATTGTCCCTACGTGAAGCACGTGGCGGAAGGACTGGCGTCGCTGGCCAAGGAATATCAGGCCCGCGGCGTGGCGGTCGTGGGAATCAGCTCGAACAACGTGGCGAGTCATCCCGATGATTCCCCCGCCAAGATGGCCGAAGAGGTAAAGCTGCGCGGCTATACGTTTCCTTACCTGTACGACGAGTCGCAGGAGGTGGCCAAGGCCTATCGCGCCGCGTGTACGCCCGACTTCTACATCTTCGATGGCGAGCAGAAGCTGGCCTACCGCGGACAGATGGACGACAGCCGTCCCGACAGCGGCAAGCCCGTGACGGGCGCCGACCTGCGCGCTGCCCTCGACGCACTCTTGGCCGGTCAGGCGGTGCCGGAGAAGCAGACCCCCAGCATCGGCTGCAACATCAAGTGGACCCCGGGCAACGAGCCGGACTACTTCAAGTAA
- a CDS encoding DUF4349 domain-containing protein gives MLRIPLRPIGFLCLLITGCGTAENAQDFLEMAASAPLASRGAAPTSAPALEPAVLAKGVPAEGAATVPPGFNRKIIYSADVELVVEDFSGLPDEVVALVKKFNGYIADSTLSGTAGSNRSATWRIRIPVAKFEEFVGATKGLGELVRAGTNSQDVSEEYYDVEARIRNKTKEEERLLKLLEERPGKLEEVIAIERELSRVREELERMQGRMRVLADLTSLTTVNLTINEIRDYQPPQAPSFVTRARRAFEGSLAGIQSTAESLTLALVSFLPWGVVGAVMLVPGVYGWKARRQSNHVRREASRAATQRPQD, from the coding sequence ATGTTGCGCATTCCCCTGCGCCCGATCGGTTTCCTGTGTTTGCTCATCACGGGCTGTGGAACGGCGGAAAACGCCCAGGATTTTCTCGAAATGGCCGCTTCGGCCCCGTTGGCATCGCGCGGCGCGGCGCCGACCTCGGCGCCGGCCCTCGAGCCCGCCGTGTTGGCCAAGGGGGTGCCGGCCGAAGGGGCCGCCACGGTACCCCCCGGTTTCAATCGCAAAATCATCTACTCGGCCGACGTCGAGCTCGTTGTCGAGGATTTCAGCGGACTGCCGGACGAAGTGGTGGCGCTCGTGAAGAAGTTCAACGGATACATTGCCGATTCGACCCTCTCGGGCACGGCGGGCTCGAATCGCTCGGCCACCTGGCGCATTCGCATTCCCGTGGCAAAGTTCGAAGAGTTCGTCGGCGCCACCAAGGGCCTGGGCGAGCTCGTGCGGGCGGGCACCAATTCGCAGGACGTGAGCGAAGAGTATTACGACGTCGAAGCACGCATCCGCAACAAGACCAAAGAGGAAGAACGCCTGCTGAAGCTGCTCGAAGAACGCCCCGGCAAGCTCGAAGAGGTCATCGCGATCGAGCGCGAGCTGTCGCGCGTGCGCGAAGAGCTCGAGCGGATGCAGGGGCGGATGCGTGTCCTGGCCGATCTGACGTCGCTGACCACCGTGAACCTGACGATCAACGAGATTCGCGATTACCAACCGCCGCAAGCGCCCAGCTTCGTCACTCGCGCGCGGCGTGCCTTCGAGGGCTCGCTCGCCGGCATCCAGTCGACCGCGGAGAGCCTCACCCTCGCCCTGGTCTCGTTCCTTCCCTGGGGCGTGGTGGGGGCCGTCATGCTTGTGCCGGGCGTCTATGGTTGGAAGGCACGTCGCCAGTCGAACCACGTGCGGCGCGAGGCAAGCCGTGCCGCCACACAGCGTCCGCAGGATTAA
- a CDS encoding TatD family hydrolase, whose translation MLIDTHAHLDQEEFDADRAAVIERAVAAGVDTMLCVGVTAESSEQTVALAGQYPALYAAVGIQPNYCGAALPGDWERVVALVGHDRVVALGETGLDRYWDYSPFEVQQDYFDRHLRLSQQSGLPFIVHTRESDADVLAMLREARARAPLAGVMHSFTGASDTAAECVELGLYISFAGMVTFKKSDALRAVAATVPADRLLIETDSPYLSPHPLRGKRNEPSHLVYTAGCLAEARGLSVDELSRQTAENARRLFRLP comes from the coding sequence ATGCTGATCGATACCCACGCCCATCTCGATCAGGAAGAATTCGACGCGGATCGTGCCGCGGTCATCGAACGCGCCGTGGCGGCGGGGGTCGACACGATGCTCTGCGTCGGCGTCACCGCCGAGTCGAGCGAGCAGACCGTGGCCCTGGCCGGGCAGTATCCCGCGCTCTATGCCGCCGTGGGCATTCAACCCAATTATTGCGGCGCCGCGCTGCCGGGCGACTGGGAGCGGGTCGTCGCCCTCGTGGGACACGATCGCGTCGTGGCCCTGGGCGAGACGGGGCTCGATCGCTACTGGGATTACTCTCCCTTCGAGGTGCAGCAAGACTATTTCGACCGCCATCTGCGCCTGTCGCAGCAGTCGGGCTTGCCCTTTATCGTCCACACGCGCGAAAGCGACGCGGACGTCCTCGCCATGTTGCGCGAGGCACGCGCGCGGGCCCCGCTTGCCGGCGTGATGCACTCCTTCACGGGCGCCAGCGACACGGCCGCGGAGTGCGTCGAGCTGGGTCTGTATATCAGTTTCGCCGGCATGGTCACGTTCAAGAAGAGCGACGCCCTGCGCGCCGTGGCGGCCACCGTACCGGCCGACCGTCTGCTGATCGAAACCGATAGCCCCTACCTTTCGCCCCATCCCTTGCGCGGCAAACGCAACGAGCCCTCGCACCTGGTGTACACTGCGGGCTGTCTGGCTGAGGCGCGAGGTCTCTCGGTAGACGAACTATCGCGGCAAACGGCCGAGAACGCCCGTCGACTTTTCCGCCTGCCATGA
- a CDS encoding glycosyltransferase family 4 protein → MRWAFVDFTPWDYDGDTPATRPLGGSQSALCYLTEQLARDGHRVLVLNHVRATRTVRGVEFRPVTQARPDWLAGLDAMVVLNATEPALKLRRYASPSTQLILWTQHAHDQPAVAPLRSREVGACFDAVAFVSDWQRDCYRREFALDARRTCVMRNAMAPAFERMFDSAETLAAAKEAPPILAYTSTPFRGLDVLVRMFPQLRRELPDLRLRVFSSMQVYQVGDEEDRRRYADLYRACDETPGIERVGSLTQPALAAELRRATMLAYPNHFAETSCIAAIEALAAGCRVVTSDYGALPETTGGWARLVPLVDDPAGYAERFLAAAREELARWRDARNEIVNHLARQVTAMNAEYTWANRAREWAAWLASA, encoded by the coding sequence ATGCGATGGGCGTTTGTGGATTTCACCCCCTGGGACTACGACGGCGACACGCCGGCGACGCGGCCGCTGGGGGGCTCCCAGTCGGCGCTCTGCTATCTCACCGAGCAGTTGGCCCGCGACGGACACCGCGTGCTGGTTTTGAATCATGTGCGCGCGACGCGGACCGTGCGCGGCGTCGAGTTTCGGCCCGTCACGCAAGCTCGCCCCGACTGGCTGGCCGGCCTCGACGCGATGGTCGTGCTGAACGCCACCGAGCCCGCCCTGAAGCTGCGGCGTTACGCTTCTCCCAGCACGCAGCTCATCCTCTGGACTCAACACGCGCACGATCAGCCCGCCGTGGCGCCGCTACGGTCGCGCGAAGTGGGCGCCTGTTTCGACGCCGTGGCATTCGTCAGCGACTGGCAACGCGACTGCTATCGGCGAGAGTTCGCCCTCGATGCGCGCCGAACGTGCGTCATGCGGAATGCCATGGCGCCAGCTTTTGAACGCATGTTCGACTCGGCCGAGACGCTTGCCGCCGCGAAAGAAGCGCCCCCCATCCTGGCTTATACGAGCACGCCGTTTCGTGGACTCGATGTGCTGGTGCGGATGTTTCCCCAACTTCGACGCGAACTGCCTGACCTGCGATTGCGCGTCTTCTCGAGCATGCAGGTCTATCAGGTGGGCGATGAGGAAGATCGCCGGCGCTACGCCGACCTGTATCGCGCCTGCGACGAGACGCCGGGCATCGAACGGGTCGGTTCGCTCACGCAACCTGCCTTGGCGGCCGAGCTGCGCCGCGCGACGATGCTCGCCTACCCGAACCACTTCGCCGAGACGTCGTGCATCGCGGCGATCGAGGCCCTCGCCGCGGGCTGCCGGGTAGTGACGAGCGACTACGGCGCCTTGCCCGAGACGACCGGAGGTTGGGCCCGCCTCGTGCCGCTCGTCGACGATCCCGCCGGATACGCCGAGCGCTTTCTCGCCGCCGCGCGCGAGGAGCTCGCCCGCTGGCGCGACGCGCGCAACGAGATTGTTAACCACCTGGCGCGCCAGGTGACTGCCATGAATGCCGAATACACCTGGGCCAACCGCGCGCGCGAATGGGCGGCGTGGCTGGCGTCAGCATAG
- a CDS encoding tetratricopeptide repeat protein: MSSSSVQLETARRLHAAGELDEAEAIYRRLLADSPQNAELCHLLGALERQTGRTAAAITRLQQALALAGSDATVYFNLAGAYEDAGQLDLAEGAYREALRLTPDFLEANVQLGTLLRRSGRLHEAAQHFQIAREHDARFVPAHIGLGIVRQKLGDPRAAAEAYQQALRLAPAHPQARFNLATVLHQMGESVQAIELYRDVLQSSPDDARAHQNLAHVLVEVDELVEAEAHYLRAIELLPGDAALRLQLGSLYYRQRRYADAAMHGRQAIALMPDHAAAHVQLGLAESHTLGPAAGVRRLARAAQLEPRNLLRQVAACCAGQTVFRDVGEIDEYRTRLAQRLAELSRSEAKLHPADIPSSFCKPPFCLPYHGRDDRTLKEQFASLFAAHVPPWRGEMRRHSRLPRIGLVVTAGHEGVFLRGMSGILQHSQMGRLRATVVCHASGLKRLRQTLVTERVDFLVLPGDFPQAVERLRAAQFDVLHFWEIGTDSVNYFLPLFRCAPVQVTSWGWPTTSGMAAVDYFLSSELLESDASDRHYSERLVRLTTLPTCYARSPMVHEHPSRAELGLPGSSPVYLCPQNLAKFHPDFDDLVGEILRTDRRGVFAAIASREEHVTAAVRDRLRSRLPDVATRILFLPRVSSEHFPRLLRSADVLLDTPHYGGGANTTAEVLGQALPLVSLRGEFHRGRWGAACYARLAMPVGMIDTPRDYVATAVRLANDPPWRQAWSRQIADSNHLLFDDQDAVRETVDFWERAAAEARDRVACT; encoded by the coding sequence TTGTCCAGTTCGTCCGTCCAACTCGAAACGGCCCGTCGACTGCACGCCGCAGGCGAGCTCGATGAGGCCGAGGCGATTTATCGCCGGCTGCTGGCCGATTCGCCGCAAAACGCCGAGCTTTGCCATCTCTTGGGGGCGCTCGAACGCCAGACAGGTCGCACGGCGGCCGCGATTACCCGTCTGCAGCAGGCCCTCGCCCTGGCAGGGAGCGACGCCACGGTGTACTTCAACCTGGCCGGGGCATACGAGGACGCGGGCCAACTCGATCTGGCCGAGGGGGCCTATCGCGAGGCACTGCGTCTGACCCCCGATTTTCTCGAGGCGAACGTCCAACTCGGCACGTTGCTGCGCCGGTCGGGGCGACTGCACGAGGCGGCCCAACACTTTCAAATCGCACGGGAGCACGATGCACGCTTCGTGCCGGCGCACATTGGCCTTGGTATCGTGCGCCAGAAGTTGGGCGATCCTCGTGCCGCGGCCGAGGCGTATCAACAAGCCCTGCGACTCGCGCCGGCTCATCCCCAGGCACGTTTCAATCTGGCCACCGTGCTGCATCAGATGGGCGAGTCGGTCCAGGCGATCGAGCTGTACCGCGATGTTCTGCAATCCTCACCCGACGATGCGCGCGCGCATCAAAACCTCGCCCATGTGTTGGTCGAAGTGGACGAGCTCGTCGAGGCGGAAGCCCATTACCTGCGAGCGATCGAACTGCTGCCGGGCGACGCCGCGCTACGTTTGCAGTTGGGCTCGCTCTATTACCGGCAACGCCGCTATGCAGACGCTGCCATGCACGGCCGGCAAGCCATCGCGCTGATGCCCGATCACGCCGCCGCCCACGTGCAACTCGGGCTGGCCGAGAGCCACACGCTGGGACCGGCGGCGGGAGTGCGGCGTCTCGCACGCGCGGCCCAACTCGAACCGCGGAACCTGTTGCGCCAGGTCGCGGCCTGTTGCGCCGGCCAGACCGTGTTTCGCGATGTGGGCGAGATCGACGAGTATCGCACCCGCCTGGCCCAACGCCTGGCAGAGCTGTCACGCTCTGAGGCAAAACTCCATCCGGCCGATATTCCAAGCTCGTTCTGCAAACCACCGTTCTGTCTGCCCTATCACGGACGCGACGATCGAACGCTCAAGGAGCAGTTTGCCAGCCTCTTTGCCGCGCATGTCCCACCGTGGCGCGGCGAGATGAGACGGCACAGCAGACTGCCTCGAATCGGGTTGGTCGTCACTGCCGGTCACGAAGGAGTCTTCCTGCGCGGCATGTCCGGCATCTTGCAGCACAGCCAAATGGGGCGCCTGCGTGCGACCGTCGTCTGCCATGCCTCGGGGCTGAAGCGACTGCGGCAAACGCTCGTGACGGAGCGGGTCGATTTCCTGGTTTTGCCGGGCGATTTTCCGCAGGCCGTCGAGCGCTTGCGCGCCGCGCAGTTCGACGTGCTGCACTTCTGGGAAATCGGTACGGACAGCGTGAACTATTTCTTGCCCCTGTTCCGCTGTGCGCCGGTCCAGGTGACGAGTTGGGGCTGGCCCACAACCTCGGGCATGGCGGCGGTCGATTATTTCTTGTCGAGCGAGTTGCTCGAAAGTGATGCGAGCGATCGCCATTACAGCGAGCGGTTGGTGCGACTGACGACGTTGCCCACCTGCTATGCGCGTTCGCCGATGGTGCATGAGCACCCCTCGCGAGCGGAGCTGGGGCTGCCCGGGTCATCGCCGGTGTATCTGTGTCCGCAAAACCTGGCCAAGTTCCATCCCGATTTCGATGATCTCGTCGGCGAGATCCTGCGCACCGATCGCCGCGGTGTGTTTGCGGCCATCGCCTCGCGCGAGGAACACGTTACGGCGGCCGTGCGCGATCGCCTGCGAAGCCGCTTGCCCGACGTCGCCACGAGGATCCTGTTCCTGCCGCGCGTCTCATCCGAGCATTTTCCGCGGCTGTTGCGTAGTGCCGATGTCCTGCTCGATACACCCCATTACGGTGGCGGTGCGAACACGACGGCCGAAGTGCTCGGCCAGGCCTTGCCGCTCGTCTCGCTGCGTGGCGAGTTTCATCGCGGACGATGGGGGGCCGCCTGTTACGCGCGACTCGCCATGCCCGTGGGCATGATCGATACACCAAGAGACTACGTGGCGACCGCTGTACGCTTGGCGAATGACCCACCCTGGCGGCAGGCGTGGTCGCGGCAAATCGCCGACTCGAATCACCTGCTGTTCGACGACCAGGATGCCGTGCGAGAAACCGTCGACTTCTGGGAGCGGGCGGCCGCGGAAGCACGCGACCGAGTGGCATGCACGTGA